The Thermomicrobiales bacterium genome window below encodes:
- a CDS encoding NAD(P)/FAD-dependent oxidoreductase translates to MTTDGSPTPQRVAVIGGGIAGLTAAYRLAKQGHQVTLWEQDTKLGGLAAAFPLENGAPIEKFYHHLFMSDAAITELINELGIGDHLRWIDSNVGFFYDGKIYSLTSATDLLRLSFIPMIDRLRIGFTTLYLQRITEASGRWKRFEKVTAWEWLRKAVGQRAFDRVWGAQLRAKWGPRATEVSMVWFWNKVFLRTQSRPGLLAREQLGYIDGSFNVLIDRLAERCRELGVDIRSGVGISNLQINDNGPARFTLTGTDCASHEADITVATIPSPLVLKLVPDLPEPYRSQMTSMTYQGALVVLLRLDRKLSDTYWLNIGDERLPFTGIIEHTNLIDPAVYGNTHLVYLGKYLDWDHPFIQMSDEEIRSELLPKLRLINPAFDESWVKEMWVFRARAAQPVITLDYSSKVPALRTPIDGLYVANMSQIYPEDRGTNYAVDLGNRVATLVADDLTNQRS, encoded by the coding sequence ATGACGACGGACGGATCGCCGACCCCGCAGCGCGTTGCCGTCATCGGCGGCGGCATCGCCGGGCTAACTGCAGCCTATCGACTGGCTAAACAAGGGCACCAGGTCACGCTCTGGGAGCAGGACACGAAGCTCGGCGGTCTGGCCGCCGCCTTCCCGCTCGAAAACGGCGCGCCAATCGAAAAGTTCTATCACCACCTGTTTATGAGCGATGCGGCGATCACCGAGCTCATCAACGAGCTTGGCATCGGTGACCATCTGCGCTGGATCGATTCAAACGTTGGATTCTTCTACGACGGCAAGATCTATTCGCTGACCTCGGCAACCGATCTCCTCCGGCTCTCATTCATCCCGATGATCGACCGGCTGCGCATCGGATTCACGACGCTGTACCTGCAGCGCATCACCGAAGCAAGCGGACGCTGGAAGCGCTTCGAGAAGGTGACAGCCTGGGAGTGGCTGCGCAAAGCCGTCGGGCAGCGCGCGTTCGACCGCGTCTGGGGCGCACAGCTGCGAGCCAAGTGGGGGCCGCGCGCGACCGAAGTCTCGATGGTCTGGTTCTGGAACAAGGTGTTTTTGCGGACGCAGTCACGGCCAGGACTGCTGGCGCGTGAGCAACTGGGGTATATCGACGGCAGCTTCAACGTCCTGATCGACCGCCTGGCCGAGCGCTGCCGGGAGTTGGGGGTCGACATCCGCTCAGGCGTTGGCATCTCCAACTTGCAGATCAATGACAACGGGCCGGCACGTTTTACCCTCACCGGCACAGACTGCGCGTCGCATGAAGCGGACATCACCGTCGCGACAATCCCGTCCCCGCTTGTCCTCAAGCTCGTGCCGGATCTGCCGGAGCCCTATCGGTCGCAGATGACCTCGATGACGTATCAGGGGGCGCTGGTCGTTTTGCTGCGGCTAGACCGCAAGCTCTCGGACACCTACTGGTTGAACATCGGCGACGAGCGACTGCCGTTTACCGGGATCATCGAGCACACAAACCTCATCGACCCGGCCGTCTATGGCAACACGCATCTTGTCTATCTCGGGAAGTATCTGGACTGGGACCACCCATTCATCCAGATGTCAGACGAAGAGATTCGATCCGAGTTACTGCCAAAGCTTCGGCTCATCAATCCGGCGTTCGACGAATCCTGGGTCAAAGAGATGTGGGTGTTCCGCGCTCGCGCAGCGCAGCCGGTCATCACCCTGGACTACTCCAGTAAGGTGCCGGCACTGCGAACACCGATCGACGGACTGTATGTCGCCAATATGTCGCAGATCTACCCGGAAGATCGAGGCACGAACTACGCCGTCGATCTGGGCAATCGGGTGGCAACTCTTGTTGCCGACGATCTTACAAACCAACGTTCCTAG
- a CDS encoding polymer-forming cytoskeletal protein, giving the protein MVFRKESRADSFQRQISTLRQQLGSDQDEGDEIEDDAEAYPLPSDSSPRIASPAPAMSQPHQPPRMADSATGVVAANSSWSGTLSSDGSVQIFGSIEGELTAADEIYVAEGATVKAMLRARTIVVAGTVLGTIDCLGRLEVLPTGIISGDVQSPTLIVHEGASVEGEMKMQLSEATE; this is encoded by the coding sequence ATGGTATTCCGCAAAGAGAGTCGCGCAGATTCATTCCAACGGCAGATATCGACCTTGCGCCAGCAGCTTGGATCCGACCAGGACGAAGGCGACGAGATTGAAGATGACGCCGAGGCGTATCCGCTGCCCAGCGACTCTTCGCCTCGAATTGCCTCACCTGCGCCTGCGATGAGCCAGCCGCACCAACCGCCGCGGATGGCGGATTCAGCGACTGGCGTCGTGGCTGCCAACTCCAGCTGGTCGGGCACTCTCTCGTCAGACGGCTCCGTTCAGATCTTCGGTTCGATCGAAGGGGAGCTGACGGCGGCAGATGAGATCTATGTTGCCGAAGGCGCGACGGTGAAAGCCATGCTTCGCGCGCGCACGATTGTCGTTGCCGGTACGGTGCTGGGAACCATCGATTGCCTCGGCCGACTGGAAGTGCTGCCGACCGGGATCATCTCCGGGGATGTACAGTCGCCGACGCTGATCGTGCATGAGGGTGCATCTGTTGAAGGCGAAATGAAGATGCAGCTCTCGGAAGCGACGGAATGA